In Lachnospiraceae bacterium, one DNA window encodes the following:
- a CDS encoding ParB/RepB/Spo0J family partition protein, with the protein MAKAKTSITTENRSGSAADAAAKEKRTEMPLSDLHPFEGHPFKVLDDELMEQTVESIKQIGVVSPLIVRPDPEGGFEILSGHRRLHAAQLAGLETVPVIVKEMDDDAAIIFMVDSNLQRENILPSERAFSYKMKLEAMKHQGQRGDLTSDQVGQKSWAVNQLADDANESKTQVQRFIRLTNLIPEILDMVDEKKIAFNPAVELSYLKPSEQKEFLEAMDYAQASPSLSQAQRLKKLSQEGDCTLDAMCEVMNEIKKDELDHVTIKNEVLRKYFPKSYTPKQMQDTIIRLLEKWQRSKQRDMER; encoded by the coding sequence ATGGCAAAAGCAAAAACCAGTATTACAACAGAAAACCGCAGTGGCTCAGCTGCCGACGCTGCGGCTAAGGAGAAGCGGACGGAGATGCCGCTTTCTGACCTGCATCCCTTTGAAGGTCATCCCTTTAAGGTGCTGGACGATGAGCTGATGGAACAGACCGTGGAGAGCATCAAGCAGATCGGTGTGGTATCACCGCTGATTGTACGGCCTGACCCGGAAGGCGGATTTGAAATCCTTTCGGGACACCGCAGGCTTCATGCAGCGCAGTTGGCAGGTTTGGAGACAGTGCCGGTCATCGTCAAGGAAATGGACGATGATGCGGCAATCATCTTTATGGTGGACAGCAACTTGCAGCGGGAAAATATCCTTCCCAGCGAGAGAGCGTTTTCCTACAAGATGAAGTTGGAAGCGATGAAGCATCAGGGACAACGCGGAGATTTAACTTCTGACCAAGTTGGTCAGAAGTCGTGGGCTGTGAACCAGTTAGCTGATGATGCGAACGAAAGTAAAACGCAAGTTCAGCGTTTTATCCGCCTTACCAACCTGATTCCAGAAATTCTGGACATGGTGGATGAGAAGAAAATCGCCTTTAATCCGGCGGTAGAGCTGTCTTACCTGAAACCGTCCGAACAGAAAGAATTTCTGGAGGCAATGGACTATGCACAGGCATCCCCATCCCTGTCGCAGGCACAGCGATTGAAAAAGCTCTCGCAGGAGGGCGACTGCACCTTGGATGCCATGTGTGAAGTGATGAATGAAATCAAAAAGGATGAGCTTGACCATGTGACGATTAAAAACGAGGTTCTTCGGAAGTATTTCCCGAAATCCTATACGCCGAAGCAGATGCAGGACACGATTATCCGGCTGCTGGAAAAGTGGCAACGAAGTAAACAACGAGATATGGAACGATAA
- a CDS encoding PcfB family protein gives MQEEVENRTVNLAISTTKLTFRTIVNGYNAWKRHHQAKVAQKTAQLPVGKQSIKELIGQNQGVSSIPIEKTDLKGFEQVARKYGVDYAITKDQNVIPPKYTVFFKAKDADALTSAFEEFTNRKLKAKEKPSVLEQLNKLKELVSAILPDKVRHKSQERDL, from the coding sequence ATGCAGGAAGAAGTTGAAAATCGCACCGTTAATTTGGCAATCAGTACTACGAAACTGACCTTTCGCACCATCGTGAATGGCTATAATGCGTGGAAACGGCACCATCAGGCGAAGGTGGCTCAGAAAACAGCGCAGCTGCCGGTTGGAAAGCAGAGCATCAAAGAACTGATCGGTCAGAACCAGGGAGTCAGCAGTATTCCCATTGAGAAAACGGATTTGAAAGGCTTTGAACAGGTGGCGCGGAAATACGGTGTGGATTATGCCATTACGAAAGACCAAAATGTGATTCCTCCCAAATACACGGTGTTTTTTAAGGCGAAGGATGCGGATGCACTGACTTCCGCTTTTGAGGAATTCACCAACCGAAAGCTGAAAGCAAAGGAAAAACCGAGTGTTCTGGAACAGCTTAACAAGCTCAAAGAGCTGGTTTCTGCAATTCTGCCGGATAAGGTTCGCCACAAAAGTCAGGAGCGTGATCTATGA
- a CDS encoding DUF3846 domain-containing protein, whose protein sequence is MKKFDVEITETLQRKVSVEAASQEDAERMVTQAWNNQDYVLDSGDFTGVDFKTVGEHELAENRTMDVLLVQPNAYPKKISVGTELEDLQTMVGGDIEVTYPFEDEVAVILNESGKINGLPLNRAIYTEDGDMQDIYAGDFLVVGLTEDDFGSLTSEQMQKFEEQFHQPQMFVRMGRSIMAIPVPDDMVKKMEEKAAKPLEKSKPAPDRDSL, encoded by the coding sequence ATGAAGAAATTCGATGTGGAGATTACGGAAACTCTCCAGAGAAAGGTTTCTGTGGAAGCTGCCTCACAGGAAGACGCGGAACGCATGGTGACGCAGGCATGGAACAATCAGGACTATGTTCTGGATTCCGGCGATTTCACCGGCGTGGACTTCAAGACTGTGGGAGAACATGAACTGGCGGAGAACAGAACAATGGATGTGCTGCTGGTGCAGCCCAACGCCTACCCGAAGAAAATCAGTGTTGGCACGGAGCTGGAAGATTTGCAGACTATGGTCGGCGGCGATATTGAAGTGACCTATCCTTTCGAGGATGAAGTGGCCGTTATTCTGAATGAATCCGGAAAAATCAATGGCCTGCCGCTGAACCGTGCGATTTACACCGAAGATGGGGATATGCAGGACATTTATGCCGGTGATTTTCTGGTGGTTGGGCTGACAGAAGATGACTTTGGTTCTCTGACCTCGGAGCAGATGCAGAAATTTGAGGAGCAGTTCCATCAGCCCCAGATGTTCGTCCGTATGGGGCGCAGCATCATGGCAATTCCGGTTCCGGATGACATGGTGAAGAAGATGGAGGAAAAGGCTGCAAAGCCTTTGGAAAAGAGCAAACCGGCACCGGACCGGGACAGTTTGTAA